In a genomic window of Sulfurisphaera tokodaii str. 7:
- the slaA gene encoding S-layer protein SlaA — MNKTLGLILSILFIFEIFLFGIPLTTQAALPSIPEGHGIAIYLPQTNGVAYIFNVSNINVSANNNLQNLITYFGTYFTPVIVFKNSTVTQTIQFTIPSENFTSIYYAEGAKVLIFLVGVVGSSVSNYSLPVSITYLEQFTGNLGVVVNEYGTAQTTLTQIGIDHLYVYGTTNTLSEEYNNIYMDLLNPSNAKPNYFYEYVYGQVTQSFTVATLTIPAQTTNQLLVFAPFSFVPPNFIPTPEATGFFNPLQINGNLGPALQSIASTEAYIWGRALINTSIVDPFVSTGYDNLTFQLNYSTPGPLQINLAQLAQIAALPDFPSKFTYLSYQFASGYWSFLGFISDDNLSITINGVSVKAPVSGTFTIPDPEKYNATLLAILPLSTATSMGLTNGSKLEYFSNLTIYYLYNNQIQHTMLVNPNAPPSSPSNYTLPVYVYSAPAGSTISITGYFNGTKYTVNIVVGSSPTLVPYVATTSLVATAYEGIKATVSGFYTTSPIMSTPPTQIAISGQTQFQAQAQFTSSQATATVTLLTNATLQFNNVKLPGFSFSGIVVTPEYPIINGTIAMQYMSTAQYFMTNGEYELAILGSELPMAISQYMGLQNFVISEPQYLSEPFSLTLTVPTVPATETGTGPLFVAFSTIPQYTYITLVDFGLWSNETSVVVTAYSTRGGITTVNHGYFYATIIPPQIMTTPITPQSFECYNAPDVMLYDPDAILVPGNPSGSFTYAIAALNYTDSIISNSAIIFYGSTVYNVSGTFGNYTYNKLTVISSNTFSYTEETIVSTLTAYQLTLNGNTISVIGPNGETSAIQLAYYADNNPTVNMYFEQSLFVNNNMDIELAYIAGLNVSYANMLLSPQNQVGYEEITPTGANYVITNYITFKILASNAPNLYPVNSNTFLTVAPNASFVGASDIYKYISTDYAVFHYFASSKQYKVETSVTVPNITATLYFSSTVTPLYSSIALLYLNESYYGANLPAYLAIGTGGWQQWNAPLYQLLGISATPLLLSKMMYVNVTLPSGVTYTIALTTKNLTTLFVSLNAQQLQYCNGTYEYQISIPGLENILHLTLQQLNNSILTVSMYDYVTHETLVASTKLVALKELQLVAAQPGQLFYFLTFKASGVSLTASTPWFIAQNMYIEPLLNFTDYQFAHTNPTSLLHLMVTNITVYHNGQVAMIYYNATSGRTIAKNVYGQVVLNASGNLIPQIAETAAGSGIFTGTLSFAVLPNNTLTTLTFNKINVFTNGTLAITLSNGTNVPLGPAGLFVLPFVTINGTTIGYDANVSVTVTDSVSTVTVSTYIIPANITPIRLAPVPTIPPISHAPLSTYYYTSPVVITPTSPVINIYATSILPYPYEFFILAVVREGVNASVTSPVVYYSYQAVVAKPALGSSAVPYILVAVQMQGILSLPPGSYTVTMYAVPFAVGPAISEYPVNLVFTNVTVEK; from the coding sequence ATGAATAAAACCCTAGGTTTAATTCTATCTATACTATTCATATTTGAAATATTCCTATTTGGAATACCACTAACAACACAAGCAGCACTACCATCAATACCAGAAGGACATGGAATTGCTATTTATTTACCACAAACTAATGGTGTAGCATATATATTTAACGTATCTAATATTAACGTATCAGCAAATAATAACCTACAAAACCTAATAACATACTTTGGAACCTATTTCACACCAGTTATAGTTTTTAAGAATTCTACTGTTACACAAACTATACAGTTTACTATTCCTTCAGAAAATTTCACATCCATTTACTATGCAGAAGGAGCTAAAGTATTAATATTTTTAGTAGGTGTAGTAGGTTCTAGTGTAAGTAATTATTCATTACCAGTATCTATTACATACTTAGAACAGTTTACCGGCAATCTAGGAGTAGTAGTTAATGAATATGGTACAGCCCAAACCACTTTAACCCAAATAGGCATAGACCATCTTTATGTTTATGGAACAACCAATACCCTTTCTGAAGAATATAATAATATATATATGGACTTATTGAATCCATCAAACGCAAAACCAAACTACTTCTATGAATATGTATACGGTCAAGTTACTCAATCCTTTACAGTAGCTACTCTAACTATACCAGCTCAAACGACTAATCAGCTCTTAGTATTTGCTCCATTCTCATTTGTTCCACCAAACTTCATACCAACACCAGAAGCTACTGGATTCTTCAATCCATTACAAATAAATGGTAATTTAGGTCCAGCATTACAATCAATAGCTTCTACAGAAGCATATATTTGGGGTAGAGCACTAATTAATACAAGCATTGTAGATCCCTTTGTAAGTACAGGTTATGATAACTTGACATTCCAGTTAAACTATTCTACTCCTGGGCCATTACAAATTAACTTAGCACAATTAGCTCAAATAGCAGCATTACCAGACTTCCCATCTAAGTTTACCTACTTATCTTATCAATTTGCAAGCGGTTATTGGAGCTTCTTAGGATTTATATCTGATGATAATTTAAGTATAACAATTAATGGTGTATCAGTAAAAGCTCCAGTAAGCGGTACATTTACTATACCAGACCCAGAGAAATACAATGCAACATTGCTTGCAATATTACCTTTAAGTACGGCTACATCCATGGGATTAACTAATGGAAGTAAATTAGAGTATTTCAGTAATTTAACAATCTACTATCTATATAATAATCAAATTCAACATACTATGTTAGTTAATCCAAACGCACCACCAAGTTCACCTTCAAATTATACATTACCAGTTTATGTATATTCAGCACCGGCCGGTTCCACAATCTCTATAACTGGTTACTTTAACGGTACTAAGTATACAGTAAATATAGTAGTTGGTAGTTCACCAACACTAGTACCATATGTTGCAACAACATCTTTAGTTGCAACAGCCTATGAAGGTATAAAAGCAACTGTGAGTGGTTTCTATACTACATCTCCAATTATGTCAACACCACCAACCCAAATAGCTATATCTGGTCAAACTCAGTTCCAGGCCCAAGCACAGTTTACATCATCTCAAGCAACAGCAACAGTTACATTATTAACTAATGCAACATTACAATTTAATAATGTAAAATTACCTGGTTTCTCATTTAGCGGAATAGTTGTAACACCAGAATATCCGATAATAAATGGTACAATAGCAATGCAGTATATGAGTACTGCACAATACTTTATGACAAATGGTGAATATGAGTTAGCAATTTTAGGTTCTGAATTACCCATGGCCATTTCTCAGTATATGGGATTGCAAAACTTCGTAATTTCTGAGCCACAATACTTATCGGAACCATTCTCACTAACATTAACAGTGCCAACAGTTCCAGCTACGGAAACTGGAACAGGGCCATTATTTGTTGCGTTTTCAACAATTCCACAATATACTTACATAACTCTAGTTGATTTCGGATTATGGAGCAATGAAACTTCAGTTGTGGTTACAGCATATAGTACTAGAGGAGGAATAACTACAGTTAATCATGGTTACTTCTATGCGACTATAATTCCACCACAAATAATGACAACACCAATTACTCCACAGAGCTTTGAATGCTATAATGCACCAGATGTAATGTTATATGATCCAGATGCAATATTAGTACCAGGAAATCCATCTGGAAGCTTTACTTATGCAATTGCAGCTCTGAATTACACTGATTCAATTATAAGTAATTCAGCAATAATATTCTATGGTTCAACAGTCTACAATGTTTCTGGTACCTTTGGTAACTATACATACAATAAACTAACTGTAATTTCATCAAATACATTTTCATATACTGAAGAAACTATAGTATCAACTTTAACAGCTTATCAATTAACATTAAATGGTAACACGATATCTGTAATTGGACCTAATGGTGAGACAAGTGCTATACAATTAGCATATTATGCTGATAATAACCCAACTGTTAACATGTACTTTGAGCAATCATTATTTGTCAATAATAACATGGATATTGAGTTAGCATATATAGCTGGATTAAACGTAAGCTATGCAAACATGCTATTATCACCACAAAATCAAGTAGGTTATGAAGAAATCACACCCACTGGTGCTAACTACGTAATTACAAACTATATAACATTTAAGATATTAGCAAGTAATGCGCCAAACTTATACCCTGTAAACTCTAATACATTCTTAACTGTAGCACCTAATGCTTCGTTTGTAGGTGCATCTGATATATACAAGTATATAAGCACTGACTATGCTGTATTCCACTACTTTGCATCTTCAAAGCAGTACAAAGTTGAAACTTCAGTAACAGTACCTAATATAACTGCAACATTATACTTCAGCAGTACAGTAACACCATTGTACTCATCTATAGCTTTATTATACTTAAATGAGAGTTACTATGGCGCAAACTTACCAGCTTACTTAGCAATTGGAACTGGTGGATGGCAACAGTGGAATGCACCATTATATCAGTTATTAGGAATATCAGCAACACCATTATTGTTATCAAAGATGATGTATGTGAATGTAACTTTACCATCTGGTGTTACATACACAATAGCCTTGACAACTAAGAACTTAACAACATTATTCGTATCCTTAAATGCACAACAGTTACAATACTGTAACGGAACATATGAGTACCAGATAAGTATACCAGGATTAGAGAACATATTACACTTAACATTACAACAATTAAATAACAGCATATTAACAGTTAGCATGTATGATTATGTAACTCATGAAACATTAGTAGCAAGCACTAAGCTAGTTGCATTAAAAGAATTACAATTAGTAGCAGCCCAGCCTGGACAATTATTCTACTTCCTAACATTCAAAGCTTCTGGCGTATCATTAACTGCATCTACTCCATGGTTTATAGCTCAGAATATGTATATAGAACCATTACTAAACTTCACTGACTATCAGTTTGCTCATACAAATCCAACCAGCTTATTACATCTAATGGTAACAAATATAACAGTATATCATAACGGGCAAGTAGCTATGATATATTACAATGCAACATCTGGAAGAACTATAGCAAAGAACGTATATGGACAAGTTGTCTTGAATGCATCTGGTAATCTAATACCACAGATAGCGGAGACCGCAGCTGGTTCTGGAATATTCACAGGAACTCTGTCATTTGCTGTATTACCAAATAATACTTTGACCACTCTAACATTCAATAAGATTAATGTATTTACAAATGGTACCTTAGCAATAACCCTTAGCAATGGTACTAATGTACCATTAGGACCAGCTGGATTATTTGTATTACCATTCGTGACAATTAACGGTACTACAATAGGATATGATGCTAACGTAAGTGTAACAGTAACTGATAGTGTAAGCACTGTAACAGTATCCACATACATTATTCCAGCTAATATAACTCCAATCAGATTAGCACCAGTTCCAACTATTCCACCAATATCTCATGCACCATTATCAACATACTACTATACATCACCAGTAGTAATTACACCAACAAGCCCAGTAATTAACATCTATGCAACTAGCATATTACCATATCCATATGAGTTCTTCATCTTAGCAGTAGTAAGAGAAGGTGTAAATGCATCCGTAACATCTCCAGTAGTATACTATTCATATCAAGCAGTAGTTGCTAAACCAGCACTAGGATCGTCTGCAGTACCATACATACTAGTAGCTGTACAGATGCAAGGAATATTATCATTACCACCTGGATCCTACACAGTTACAATGTATGCAGTACCATTTGCAGTAGGTCCAGCAATATCAGAGTACCCAGTTAACTTAGTATTCACTAACGTAACTGTGGAGAAGTAA
- a CDS encoding carboxypeptidase-like regulatory domain-containing protein — translation MNMRFVIGLVLSIIVLGFSVPLATASTSLVVISPTQGEVFHYGQPLVVTFKYAPGATVAIYVLTPSGANIPVTSGATNSSGYFSQEIWVWGSSSENSQVGAYTIEIEVNGGQAATSVTVYYKPYTATLNVLVENEQGIPIQGATVSVYNVTSGLHELIATATTNPSGIATIQVLAFNFTENLEVVASMPGYVNASQTVSVKGNQTISLTLKLYPAVVTVLAVAEMQNGKIIAPLNSIGYTSLTGTEGDEITVLLEVQFGGMMVTNATVTATVSTPSGVTTMTATPITSGPYAGYYNVTFMLPVLNTTYEALVTANATYSGITGTISVPIQVQVNYTSVISTYVTQLTREIETVNQTVYTLMNEIKSLNASISQLSTTLSSTTTEITTLENDIKTLESSLSSVNSTVSSLSSTVSSLSSEVSSLNTQVSNLNSKLNGITPLVYGGLIAGIIGLIVAIIAIVLVYRKIS, via the coding sequence ATGAACATGCGTTTTGTTATAGGTTTAGTTTTGTCAATAATAGTATTAGGTTTTAGTGTACCTTTAGCTACAGCAAGCACTAGCTTAGTAGTAATATCTCCAACTCAAGGAGAAGTTTTTCATTATGGTCAACCACTAGTAGTGACATTTAAGTATGCTCCAGGGGCTACAGTAGCAATATATGTTTTAACGCCCTCCGGTGCCAACATACCAGTTACTTCGGGTGCTACTAACTCTAGTGGATATTTCAGTCAAGAAATATGGGTATGGGGAAGTTCTAGTGAGAATAGTCAAGTAGGAGCTTATACAATCGAGATTGAAGTAAATGGTGGACAAGCTGCTACATCAGTAACTGTTTACTATAAACCATATACTGCTACACTTAATGTCTTAGTAGAAAATGAGCAAGGCATTCCAATACAGGGTGCAACAGTGAGTGTATATAATGTAACCAGCGGTTTGCATGAGTTAATAGCCACGGCTACAACAAATCCTTCTGGTATTGCTACAATTCAAGTATTAGCATTTAATTTCACTGAAAATCTTGAGGTAGTAGCAAGTATGCCGGGATATGTTAATGCCAGTCAAACTGTAAGTGTTAAGGGTAATCAAACAATATCATTAACCCTAAAGCTATATCCAGCTGTTGTAACAGTACTTGCTGTTGCCGAAATGCAGAATGGTAAGATTATAGCTCCATTAAATTCAATTGGATACACCTCATTAACCGGTACTGAAGGAGATGAAATAACAGTATTGTTAGAAGTTCAATTTGGCGGAATGATGGTAACAAACGCAACTGTAACAGCTACTGTTTCAACTCCATCTGGAGTAACTACTATGACAGCTACACCGATAACTTCAGGTCCTTATGCTGGTTACTATAATGTGACTTTTATGTTACCAGTATTAAACACCACATATGAAGCTTTAGTTACTGCTAATGCAACTTATAGTGGTATTACTGGTACAATTAGTGTTCCAATTCAAGTTCAAGTAAACTATACATCTGTTATTAGCACCTATGTAACTCAATTAACTAGGGAAATTGAAACTGTGAATCAAACTGTCTACACATTAATGAACGAGATTAAGTCTTTAAACGCATCAATATCACAACTCTCGACCACATTGTCTTCAACAACTACTGAGATTACTACATTAGAGAATGATATTAAAACACTAGAGTCCTCATTAAGCTCAGTAAATAGTACAGTAAGTAGCTTATCTAGTACAGTGTCAAGTTTATCCAGTGAAGTAAGCAGCTTAAACACTCAAGTATCAAATCTAAATAGTAAGTTAAATGGTATCACACCATTGGTATATGGAGGATTAATAGCTGGAATAATAGGTCTTATTGTTGCTATAATTGCTATAGTTCTTGTATATAGAAAGATAAGTTAA